The window AACCGATTTATTAAAGGACTTAAAAAAGACCGAATTTATGAGTCTTGAAAATAAGGCATCGGCTTATAACTTTACCTTAAATAAAGACAACGGTTTTAAAGGTCCCGGCGACTGGGTTTTAGTTCTTGTTCCGCATCCCTACTATGAAGGTGCCGAAGAAACATATATCCAGCAGATTACCAAGGTTATGATTAACAAGGGCGAAATGGCAACCGATTGGTCTGAAAGATGTGCCGATAAATACCCCGAAATTTTACCCCTTGTTAAACCTTACGATGTTTGGGTAGGAGGAGTGTTTCGCGGTGTTGTAGTAGATTCAAAAGGAAAGCCCGTTGCCAATGCGGAAATTGAAGTGGAGTATCTTAACTATGATATCGATATGAATGCAAATAAATTTACGGGTTCCGCCAAAACTTCACAAAGTGCAACGGTTATACTTACCGATAAAAACGGCTGTTTTTCTTTTGTTCCCACAAAAGAAGGTTACTGGGGCTTTGCCGCCTTGGGTGTAGGACGAGATAAAAAATTTGCGGGAAAAGAATTATCGCAAGATGCCGTTCTTTGGATTGAGGCGACTAAGGCTAAATAAGTAATTTTTTCAAAAAGGCAAAATTATGGCTGAAAAAATTATAATTGCCGTAATTGTGGCTGCAATAGCCGTCCTGGCAATACGGAAATACTATAAAATATTTACCGGAAAAAGGTCGGCTTGCAGCTGCGGGCAAAAAAACATAAATCCTAAAAGCGGCTGCGGTTGCGGATGCTGCGGCGGCAAAAAGGAAGAAGAAAAGATAACGAATTGATTGGTTCGGGTAAGGTTAGGCGAATTTAAGCCTTACCCGAATATAAAAATTAGCCTAAGATAACTTTTATATTTAAGTGAAT is drawn from Treponema pedis and contains these coding sequences:
- a CDS encoding DUF4198 domain-containing protein, coding for MKKFTGIILFFCLVTLGSFAHFQMIYTPSSMLEEGTSVDFRIVFTHPAEAGHTMDIGKNEAGEMKGVKEFFSIHKGEKTDLLKDLKKTEFMSLENKASAYNFTLNKDNGFKGPGDWVLVLVPHPYYEGAEETYIQQITKVMINKGEMATDWSERCADKYPEILPLVKPYDVWVGGVFRGVVVDSKGKPVANAEIEVEYLNYDIDMNANKFTGSAKTSQSATVILTDKNGCFSFVPTKEGYWGFAALGVGRDKKFAGKELSQDAVLWIEATKAK